The DNA region AAAGGAAGTTTGTATTCATCACCTGCTGActctgaagaagaaaataatgaaTCAAGCACTGCTGATTGTTCAGATGAGGCCTTCGATGTTATTCCCAAGTCTTCTGCTGATCCTTCAAAATTATTGATGTCGGATACCCCTGATTTGGTCCATATAACACCTGATCAGTCATTGGCTGAGAATGTTTCATCACCTCATCATGCTCCAAGTAAGGAATATTCACCTCTTTCATCTCCGTCATCACCTTCCGCAGTTCCGGCTATGCAACCTCTGCTTCCAACACCAGCacaagcaccaccaccacctcagcTTCCAACTCCACCTCCATCATCGTCTAATACGGAGCCTCTTTCCAATAAAgattctcctcctccaccaatgTCTAATAAAGAAGGCCCTCTAGCTACACCCCCACCTCCACCCCCACCTCCACCCCCTCCTCCTCTAGGTCATAATGTCAATAGTACCCCCATTCCACCTCCTCCAGAACCTGTGCGAACAAGCTCAGCTctgccacctccacctccaccacctcctcctccagGTCGGACAGGTTTAGTGCCACCACCTCCACCCCCACCTCCACCACCTTCCTTAGGTTGTAACACTAATAATGCTACTATTCCGCCTCCACCTCCCATAGTTCACCACATTGTTGACAATGCTTCTAcattgccaccaccgccaccaccaccaccaccaccacctcctcctcctctaggTCATAATGTCAATAGTACCCCcattccacctccacctcctcctcctccaggTCGGACAGGTTTAGTGCCACCACCTCCACCCCCACCTCCACCTCAACCTTCTGGTTCTGTACGAGCAGGTTCAGCcccacctcctccacctccgCCTCCGCTAGGTCCGTCACGAACAAGTTCAACCCCAccgcctccacctccacctcctccaGGTTCTACACGAATGAGTTCAGccccaccacctccacctccacctccttcgGGTTCTACACGAACAGGTTCAGCCccgccacctccacctccacctccttcaGGTTCTACACGAACAGGTTCAGCCccgccacctccacctcctccgGGTGCACGAACAAGTTCAACTCCACCTCCGCCGCCAGCTCCTCCTGGACCTGTAAGGACTGGTTCAGCTCCACCTGCACCAAAGCCTCCAAGTGctcctcctccaccaaatgGTCGTGGTTCATCACCAGCGCCACCTCCACCTCCTGCAGCCAGGACTTCCTCTGTTGTGCCACCACCGCCAGGTAAACCTTCTTCAGTACCAGCAAATGTTGGAAGAGGTCGTGGGACTGCTAATGCTCCTAAGAAAACTTTGTTAAAGCCCCTACATTGGGTGAAAGTTGCTCGAGCAACACAAGGGAGTTTGTGGGCTGATTCACAGAAACAAGGCAATGTTTCAAGGTATGGATTATTGAATTTTCTTACAGATATCATCTGGCTTGATTCTCCTAAGGATTATGACCATTGTGAGTTGTTATGCACACACATTGTTGATTTTGTTGTACACTCTGTGGTTGTGGGCCTTTTTGTTTAATTCACTATATTTGGATAGGACCTTAGGAGGATGGGATGCTATGTCCATTTAGCATTTCTGATTTCAGATAATGAAAGTTTTTGTTAGGGCTCCTGAAATTGATATATCGGAACTTGAGAGCCTGTTTTCAGCAGCATCAACTTCTGATGGGAGCAGTACTAAAGGTGGAGGTCGCCGTGGTTCTAATATTAACAAACCTGAGAAAATACAATTGGTATGCTATTACTCCTTGGCAGATTATTTAGCCACCTGATACTTAAGAGTTTATTTGCATAACTAGAATATTCTATAGTGGTACTCAGCAATCACTTTGCTATTAAATGGCAACAAGAGATAATAAACATCAAAAGTGTGGTCTCAGAAAGATTTTTTGTGCTCTTGCTAATTGCATGTtaaatgagaaaggaaaaaaatcacATAGATATTGGATTGCAATTTTGTTTACATTGGCTTGAATTGATACATAAATTTCTGTAAAAACAAATATTCCATATGCAGCTTGCAGGCGTATTAAGATAGGGTACCTTAATATGATTTTGTTCTGTGTAAACCTCTAATTAAATGCAGATACCGTAATACTTCCCCTTTATTGTTTGGCCTGATTTATTGtttgattaataaaatatatgtaTAACTAATAAACCCTAATTGCATTTTTCCCACTGCCAGGTTGATTTGCGTAGAGCATATAATTGTGAAATAATgctctccaaaataaaaattccTTTGCCAGATATGCTTGTAAGTTTCTCTATCCTTTTGTTCAGTTTACTTGGAGGCTTACTATTTACTCATGAAAATACATCTTATCTAAGTTGTATCTACTGTAAATCTTGTGTTAGATAATTCCTGAACATTTTTAGCACCATCATACATGCATATCATATTTAGATAGAGCACACTAGTGTCCATTTATCCATGTAGCCATTGGTGTTGCATTGATGTTAAAATATGTCGACAAAGTGATAACGTTAATGTTTAATTAATTGTCTTAAAAGATACCTATTGGGATTGAATTCTCAAGGAGGTTTCCTCATGTTCCTGCTCTGTTTTTCTCATTTGCTTCATTACATTATTCTTttattacaaaagaaaaaaaaaactatgggaatatgattttgtttttctatGTAAGTCTATTTATCTGCTTTAACTTTTGTAAGCTCATGTATTTGAGTCTGGCGGTTATAATTTATTCCCCATCGCTTTCTGAATGTTACTATAGAGATGTTAGGAAGCCTGATCTGGGTATtggggatttttttttattgttgacAATGTCAGGTTTCACCTGTGAGTTCATTAGACTGGATGTTGTAAGTGGTTATGCAAAGTTATGGCATTAAAGGAGGTTAATAGTCCTTCACGGGTGTTGATTGTAATATTCGGTTGGCGGATTTCATCagcattcctttttttttcattaaaattaaaagtgCTTATGTTTAGCTGCGAGTTTTAcccaatatgaagcattaatTTTCTTATACTTTCTTTTGTGATTGAGTTGATTTTAGATGACATTATTTTTCATGTCTGTTAACATTTGTGgattttgtgggttttgtttttggatCCAGAATGCAATTCTGGCGTTGGATTCTTCTGTTCTGGATATTGATCAGGTTGAGAATCTCATCAAATTCTGTCCCACAAAGGAAGAGATGGAGATGTTGAAGGTACTCCTCTACTCTCCTCTCAGTTGTGCAGGAACTTCTAAAAaattcctctcctctcctctcctcttctcctttgAAAGGAGAAGAACTAAATTtaaagaaggagaagatgaatGTTATTTCTCATTAATACAAACCTTACATAATGCAATTCAATATATAGACCAGCTAAGTACTTACTTTTCTAAAATTAAAGTTGAATCCTTGGCTACTAATACTCTATCCTAATAATTTACAATAATAACAAAGATGGTCAATGTGGGAGGGTGGGACTATTAAAACAAATATCATAATATTTTGGTATTCCAGTGAGTATATCTTGGTTGCAAAGGTTTAACCATCATATTCTGTTGTACTTGGTTCTATTAGGGAATAAGGAAATGTCCTTTTTGAACTTTTTTTGGCTAAAAGTCTTTCTGTTTTTCAGAATTATACAGGGAACAAGGATATGCTTGGAAAGTGTGAGCAGGTTATTTCTTTCTCGATTCCCTTTTTAGTCTATGAGTATGAATCCTTCAAAATGCTATATATTGGTTTAATAATTCTTTTATTTTGATATATTCTTCAGTTTTTTATGGAGCTGATGAAGGTCCCACGAGTGGAATCCAAGTTAAGGGTGTTTGCTTTTAAAATAACCTTTAATACTCAGGTATGTTATCTAGGTTATTTTTATCTATGTTTGGTTTTGCATGCTATTGTTATGAATGATATTTCATGTTTAACTACCTTTCTTGCTTGCTTCTCCAGGTGAGCGATTTAAGGTTAAATTTGAACACAATCAATGGTGCAGCTAGAGAGGTACTGTATTGTTTGATGGCTCTTTTTGAATATTATTAAGGCTTTATTGGGTTGCATCTTTATGTTGTTGCTTATGCTAAAAGGTGAAAGAATCTGGGAAATTGCGTCAGATAATGCAGACTATTCTTACTTTGGGCAATGCCCTGAATCAGGGAACTGCACGAGGTTTTTTGTTTACTATAACCCTACatgattaatttttaaattgacATGTAATTTCATTTCCTGGTTCACCTCaatattttttacaaaatgAGAATTTCTATTTATGTTGTTCGTAGATTATATTTTCTATGTTGTTCATTGCAGGATCAGCAGTAGGATTCAAGTTGGATAGCCTTCTTAAATTATCTGATACTCGTGcaagaaataacaaaatgaCTTTAATGCATTATTTGTGTAAGGTAGATATGTCAATTTTAAATTATAGTTTTCATTTACTATTGTATTTTGAAGTAGTTGTAGACTTCTCTATCCTGATGTTAATATTCTCATATAAAAGATTatgtgaaagaaaagaaaagccaTTTTCTTTCAGAAGAAATGTCACCATAAATTGTCGTAATAAGGCTACTTTGTTCTTTTCTGGGCATTATTAGAGGCTTATGGATCATAACTTGAACAAGTCTAAGGT from Lotus japonicus ecotype B-129 chromosome 2, LjGifu_v1.2 includes:
- the LOC130740256 gene encoding formin-like protein 14; protein product: MSLLSRFFYKRPPDGLLEFIERVYVFDSCFCTEALPDGMYQLYLHEIVTELHEEFPESSFLAVNFRDGGKRSTFAEILCEFDVTVMDYPKQYEGCPLLPLSLVQHFLRVCESWLSLGNHQNVILFHCERGGWPLLASLLASFLIFRRVHSGERRTLEMVHREAPKGLLQLLSPLNPLPSQLRYLQYVARRNIAPEWPPPERALSLDCVFLRGIPGFDSQNGCRPMFRIFGRNLLSNGGLSTQMIYSMHKKKKTLRHYRQADCDVIKIDIQCLVQGDVVLECVHLDLDPEREVMMFRVMFNTAFIRSNILMLNSENLDILWDSKERYPKGFRAEVLFGEVDSISPPRAPTTTILNGEEKGGLPIEAFSRVQELFSGIEWVDSDDAAAVWLLKQLTVLNDAKEFSRLQGKGSLYSSPADSEEENNESSTADCSDEAFDVIPKSSADPSKLLMSDTPDLVHITPDQSLAENVSSPHHAPSKEYSPLSSPSSPSAVPAMQPLLPTPAQAPPPPQLPTPPPSSSNTEPLSNKDSPPPPMSNKEGPLATPPPPPPPPPPPPLGHNVNSTPIPPPPEPVRTSSALPPPPPPPPPPGRTGLVPPPPPPPPPPSLGCNTNNATIPPPPPIVHHIVDNASTLPPPPPPPPPPPPPPLGHNVNSTPIPPPPPPPPGRTGLVPPPPPPPPPQPSGSVRAGSAPPPPPPPPLGPSRTSSTPPPPPPPPPGSTRMSSAPPPPPPPPSGSTRTGSAPPPPPPPPSGSTRTGSAPPPPPPPGARTSSTPPPPPAPPGPVRTGSAPPAPKPPSAPPPPNGRGSSPAPPPPPAARTSSVVPPPPGKPSSVPANVGRGRGTANAPKKTLLKPLHWVKVARATQGSLWADSQKQGNVSRAPEIDISELESLFSAASTSDGSSTKGGGRRGSNINKPEKIQLVDLRRAYNCEIMLSKIKIPLPDMLNAILALDSSVLDIDQVENLIKFCPTKEEMEMLKNYTGNKDMLGKCEQFFMELMKVPRVESKLRVFAFKITFNTQVSDLRLNLNTINGAAREVKESGKLRQIMQTILTLGNALNQGTARGSAVGFKLDSLLKLSDTRARNNKMTLMHYLCKLIAEKMPELLDFDKDLVHLEAASKIQLKALAEEMQAVSKGLEKVEQELSASENDGIICSGFCKVLKNFLHTAEADVRSLTSLYSEVGRSADSLSQYFGEDPARCPFEQVTQILVVFVKMFKKSREENEKQADAEKKKLEKEAMKEKAAINTHSKKEGVR